In Lactuca sativa cultivar Salinas chromosome 5, Lsat_Salinas_v11, whole genome shotgun sequence, the DNA window CATCAACTCTAAGCTGTAACAACAGATACAcatgaatattattattattaaaaaaaaaaaaaatgcaccaacatattaaattattattattcaaagGGAAGTCAACTCACCCAGAAACGTAAGAGAAGAAACCAACAGCTAGGCATCACTCTCTACAAAAAGCAAGGAAAATAAAAACACGCGTCAAAGTAAATGAAAGTTAAAAGGATTCGCTGAAGAaaaatttaagatttttttttaccACTTTCACAGTTAAAAAGGAGACTCCACTATCAGCCAATTCATCTTCATACAAAATCACCTCATCATAAAAGAGAATAGGTTCTTTTTTCGATGCAAGTGCAACCACATTAATTTCTTCATCACAATCCTCCCATTTTAGACAACCCTTGTTTTCCTCACTATCACTGCCACTCTGATCATCATCAAGATAACATTTCCAATATATTTTAGCAAAACGTTGTAATTTAGTATATCACCATCCAACTGCTTTATAAAgatctaaaaaaaaaaattaactgaaTAATTAATTACCTCGACAGTTTCACTTCCAGAATAAGGTGTGGTGAAAGTGTAATCATAGTCTAGAATCACCTGCTGAAAGGGTTTGCTGcaaaacaaaatagaaaaaattaaaatttgagATTGGATGGAACTCTACATCTTGTAAATTGCTAGCTGCTAGTTGATAAAAATTAACCTTTGGTAAAAACTAGCTGATAAGCATAAGCTAGCTAAGAAatgtaaaatgacataaaatgttagggtaaacaaaactaactaGGCAGAAAAATATCACAAAGAGAATAGGTTGTAGTGATGAATTTATATGCAAACAGGTATTTAtgtataatcatttttttttatatttgttcaaatGGATGTCTAAGTTACACAAAATATACGTGATATGATGTAAAtagtatattttaaaaaaattgatccgcatgttttcaaaattcaagCATAATCTTTTAAAACACGTATAATCAATAAAACTTACAACATGGTATCATTTCAAtttttatacttatttcatttcAATCAAAAATCACAATTAATAAAGGGTATATTTGGGAGAATTCAAAAAAAGCTCCATATACTCAATAGTTAAAGAAAAAATCTTTGGACATAAAGAAAAGAGGGAACCTAGTATTGCTAGGTAGGCTAGTAATGACAATAGAGTACATTGGTATGTTTAGTTTTTCTTCAAAAACTAATCAAGCACTAATTGTAATTTATAAATGAACACAAACTGATAATTCCAATATATTTTCATGTAAATTTATCCCGAATGCTCACACATGGTACTAGAGTtctcatttttttatttgttcCTCAACTTTTATATATTGTCCTGCTTCTCTTGTACACAATATGTTAGTGACTAAATAACTAAAAATTAAGAAGAAGAGTGAAGATAAGAGTGTATAAGTATAACCTTCTGAATTTCCAGTGTGCAGCTGCAGGGACTTCAACTGGGGGTAGGGCTTCTTTCTTCCAGCCAAGTAAAGCATCAAAAGCATTGAAGTGAATTTTGGTGCCACTGCTCATGTGCTTAAGAACCAAACAACTGTCCCCAAACATCATCTCTGGCAAGTGGGTTGTCTCAAGCTTTTCTTCCCACCTGCAAAAGGTTTTGGAAAACAGTATCCATAACttatcaggaatgaaaatatagTTTCATAATATAGTGTTCTTCATAACTTGCAAGAGGCTACACACAAATTATTTTAATGCAATTCTACCAATTCAGAATTACAATTCATGTGTCAACTTAATATCTATAACTTGTGTCAGTCGCCCTACTTAAATTCAAAAAGATATGTAGATGCAAATCTAGGTTTTCATTTATTTcgtttttccatttatttgggAGAAGGAGGGAGGGGAGAGGGGGCTGGTATTGGGGATTACATTTCCTTCTGAGTCAAAAACATGACAGCCAAATGCCAACACGTGAATCCAAATTATTGGATAAGTATCCATGTTTTGTATGCCAAACCAGGTTTATATTGCACCTAAGGCCCCTCTTTGTCAAATCTCAGGAAAATAGCTAGTCAATCCAAGTTCATAACATTTTGATTTGTCCAAACTCCATCATAATTCAGCAAACAGTTCCTTACGACCTCATGTAAGATCAAAACAAGTACTCGATCACTCTCCCAATTCCTAACAATTCCAAGCTTTATTAAACAGATTATACTAAGAGCTTCCAGAACATCGCCGAACAAATTACATATTATAACGTTATAACAACAACGTAATTCGCAGAATTCAACTCTTATTCAATGTGCTTTAAATAAAAAAATcgattgtttaacaactttaacaCAAATCCGAtgtaaaaccctaagtcaaattGGCTTATAGGACTACAATTGAAGTatgattgagagagagagagagagagagagagagagagtacgaTTGTAGGTTAAGGGAGGTGAGGATTGAACGGTTGCTAGACTCGATCTCCCAGCCATGAATGCGGAGTCCTCTACGTCCGTCCGGTAGAAGCTCAGCCCCGGCGGCTTTAACCTCTTTCTCGTCCGCTTCCCACTCCATCTTTGTATGTGAGTCGGAGTCGTAGGTGGTGTTTGCTGAAAATTTGAGATTTGCACTCGACCCACGCCAACTATAGCATCTAGGTTTGAATGATACCTTCTTCCAATTTTACTATTTCAGTTTTAATGTAATGTACGAATGATCAAAttatttttcatatgaatttttatatttttgaaacttCAAATTTGGTCCCTATAGTCTTTTGTTTTTTCCATACAACTTTGCAAAAatgtccctgtggtatgcaattTTTTTGGGTATTAGTCCAAACCTTAACTTTTTTGGATTAGTGATCATTTTGGCCATGTTTGTACGTAAATTTGGTCCCTCGTAAAATTGAAATGACTGAAATGCCcttctgatatatttttttatgttttttatctaatttaaatgaaaaagaaattaattaattaatttgggcctctctctctctctctctctctctctcttataatCGACCCTCTCAAATAAACCACTGAAGACGCAATGTTTTTGATGATCTGCACCCTCGAATAATCCATCATCGTCGACgattctccccccccccctctcacCACACAATTGCCGTCTACTTCCTCCTCCTGCACCGTCACCGCCTGCTCCTTCCCTTCTTTGCCCTAACCCGTTTTCCCTCTCATCGCCGCCAATAGGCCTGCTCCTTCCCTTCTTTTCCCTAAATCCTCACATGAACTCACCGATTTCTCTCCATCAGGCACCAATGACAAACTTTGGAAAGCACAGTTAATTTTGCTTGGAATTCATCAATATAGAGCCCGCTTCCATtctttttattgtaatttttatttCGTCGTGTACTTAACTCTTGTAAACAAACCCCAAATCCACTGCAACCCGGTTCGTGTTCATTGGAGAAGTTTTTTGTTACGTTTTTTAGAACTTGAACAGAGAAGGGGAATCGATGCTCGACCAAGGACATTGTGCTTCTTTGACCGAAGACTGACAAATGTGGGTGGGGAACTCACCGGCCCTACAACATAATTTATTATAGGTTTGATTTTGATTTGAGGCCAGACCTGTGATGTTTCCCCTTTTTGTGTCTGGAAAAATCAATTCCAAAAGTGGTTTGTACAGGGGTGGGGAACTGTTGGGAGATGAAGTGAAAGAATGGTGTGATGTGTCTGATTGTAGGTGCAACAGGTTGGTCCGGTGTTTGATATTTGGTTTAATcagcatgtatgtgtgtgtgttgaaTCAAGTTCACCGGTCTGTGAAACCTCATAACAAGTTGAATCAATGTGTGTAGTTTGTTGAACAACGTGTTGTGCGATGAATATGTTTTTCGGATCTGAGAACTTAGGATTTTTTTTTCAGGGTTCATCAATGTATGTGTGATCGATGTATGTATGTTGAATAATAGTTCATCTTTGTGTCTTTTGAATCGTGGCTTTTTCCTTGATCAGATTTCGACACTACCTCATCAGATTTGGGTTCATCAGCGTGGGATGATAacggagagagagatagagagagagagaggtggccccacttttttaattattaaaataaatagaaaacaattAGATTTTaaaagaatgaaagaaaaatgaaaaataaataccccaaggtcattacagtcatttcagtttaccgagggaccaaaaacgcaacgaaactacctcaaaaggaccatcaatccaaaaaagtcgtggttttgactaaaaccccaacaaaatacataccacagggaccatttttgcaattttgtcttttttccACGTGATACATCTCCCTTAATGAAATTCGCAATAATAAGACAAAACACACCATAAAAATGTATAAAAGGGAGTTAGGTAACCATGCAAGTGTTCTGTTCGAGAGGAATAATAGTTTGGAAAGATAAACATTTTaagaatttgagaaaaaaaaaaggagaCATCATGAAATCGTATCATCTATCCAATATTGGTGATCTTTTTGCAATAAGTCAAGAACCTTTCCATATCTTAAAATATATCTGGTGGAAGAAAAAAATTAACTAAAGGTAATTATAAATACttgagaaaattaaaaaaaaaaaaatctttatggTATGTATAAGAGAGGAGGGATTCGTTCCCTCCCAACCCACTGAACCCactgccataataatttttgttttttctttttcttcatctttctcaaCCCACAACACATGGAAATCATATCTTTCTCAACCCACTCAATccaatcaattaaaaaaaatacaaaacaactaaggtacaagttttaaaacacatggTACAAGAGAAAATGAGATAGAGATGATGAAGTGGGTTAGTGAAATCAATTAACCAACCTGTTCAAGCGGGAGTGGTACCGTCGgtaactctattgctaattaagattttacctttgatttttttgtattttttttaattgaatgggTTGAGTGGTTTCAAAAAGATAGGGTTTCCGTGTGTTGTGGGttgggaaagatgaagaaaaataaaagagaaaaagtgATGTGGCAGTGGGTTCAGTGGGTTGGGAGGGAATGACTCCCTTCTCCCTAATAGGCATATGTATAGTTCAACttcaaaaaaataaacaaactcGGTTCTTGTGTTTTTGTAAATATTATACAAATCATCCTTAAGTCGTTAGATCTAATTAGAGAGCTACTAAATTCCTaataaaatgacttttttatcttttcttttaatcttttttatagtttttgtttttgatacttttattttattaagttactTATTATTAAATTAGAAATGGCCCCACTTCACCCATGCCCTAACCCTTACTACCACTGTCGCCGCCGCTCAATGCCGCCTCCCACTATCACCTACCGTCCGCCACTTCCCATTAAACATAAATATGATTCTAGTGTTCCTCTTATTCGTTGTAAATCCTAAATGTCCCATTCTTATAAACATTAATAGGTTCATACATACACCCAAATTGATTTCCTATAAGTTTAAGAACTATAAGATTGTTAGTCATATTTGCTTAGGTTGCAAAAGGAAGAATTGACTAGTCAGGTACAAATTGATCCAACACTTGATGCAAATCAATGGATTTCAAAAAATTGATCAACTTCAATAGATTTCAGAAATTTGGAAGATGAACAAGTAACCAAGAGCTAATATGATCAGAAGAATCCACAACATGAAGAATGCAATAATTACAGGATGAACACATGGGCTTTGAGGTTTGGTTTCTATGTTTCTGATTTCTCCTATAGATATCCACCAAGATAATCAGAAAACTAAAATGAGTCATCAACATCATCAAGTTAGAACATACCCAAATTAGGTTCATTTTGATTTCGATTTCTAAGTTCCGAGCTTCATCAAGCAAGGTTAAACCCCAAGATGCAGATCTTAGAAAAAAATGCGCAAACCCAAAAATATAAACCTTGTCGAAAACCTAATGAAGGTTGTCGGTGACATTGGAAGAAGAAATATAGAAAATGATACGAAGAGTTGTCATCGCAAACCTCCATCAACCAATGTCCAAGGCTTCCTATGATCAATCCTAGCATTGACGATATCAGAAACATGATGAAGGCTTTCGTGGTTCGTTTCTTGGATCTGATGTTGAAATCAGGAAATGGTAATACATAAGTTATAATATTGGAGAAGAAGACACGGATGGTGTGAAAGAtttagtatgctcaagagtcatattaaagtgatattgctaattaatatATGACACTAATGGGTCATACTAAAACCAAactgatacaattgattattttttagaaattaattttaaaaaatattcaataaacttataattaattggaaattatttatatcatggaaatattaattttcattagcaagtaaaatatcatatggtgtgatttattaagtcatgtacattattttggactagaaagacTTTTTTGTCTTTTAGCTAAAAGTTAAAGTTGTATCTTATAAAGAGTTATtagaattttataaaattatcttctctctctctctctctctctctctatatatatatatatatatatatatatatatatatatatatatatatatatatatatatatatatatatatatatatatgagttagtTTCTAGAAAGCAAGACATGGTCTTTTAAATATAATAAGGGAAAGTAAGCATTGCTTAAAAGGCAAGAGAGACATGTAGGCTTTAGGGTATAAAGTGCTTAAAGTGTTTAGAACTctttgttggattaaggtgtctaagctaataactaaattgatatattcttgaattagaaacaaagtccattttggattgccctcaaaactagtatTTGGATAGAATGACTTTTGGAAGAAGAgactgatttgttaatttattatatgtttaataaattaattagaaattggaataaataatttattaatatatgattaatatattaattggaaaaagtaataattaatttggaattaatcagaattaattttgggatatATTGGTTAGAATTAATTGGAAGTACATGGACTAAGCTACAAtttttcaatagttgaacaaaatagGGTTTCTAGAACCTTCTAGATAGGGCTAAATTTTGGCTTATCTTTCAGGGTTTTAGGATAATCCTATTGGATAATGATACTAGataattatcttgaatttgaaatattattatttaattcaagattagggtttctatggTTATCCTATAGCCTATAAATAGGGTCCCTTGGGAGCCCTATTTCATCCACTCTATTCTTCCATACAAGAGAAAAAATTTTGCtcaagcctcctctctcctcaagtaTTCTTGCTACTAGGGTTTTGGGTACAAGCTATTAGAGGCATCCATTCTTTTGGTGTTAAAGATCTAGAAGAAGGATTCTACTTTGATTATTTACAATAATAAtcgaaaggtatgtaaccctaatctaATATGAATTTCAATTTCATAGCCTCTCTCCTAGGATTTCTTGATATTTATAGTTAGTTGTTATCAATAGAGAAAAGtgtttaggtcatttttgatcacttaacttttggttttgtgctcatttggttacttaactctttttaagttttaaaaggacATCGAACTTTtggctttgtgctcatttagtaaCTTAATTTTTAGTTTGGTCACTTAAACTTTGgatttgtgctcatttggtcacctAACTTTaaaaattgtgctcatttagtcactaaactttcaaaattaaaagtttagtAACTAAATGAGCACATTTTTTAAAGTTaggtgaccaaatgagcacaaatccaaaagttaagtgaccaaaccaAAAATTAAGttactaaatgagcacaaagccaaaagttcgatgaccttttaaaacttaaaacgagttaagtgaccaaatgagcacaaagtcaaaagtcaagtgaccaaaaatgacctaaaacctagataaaacatagatcattTCTAGGTTGCATTCGCTTTGGCTTCAACGATTGGGTCACCCAGAACATCAAGTTTTCAAACACCTTGTTtccattaattttatttattttttgagtcATAAAAACAGTAGCTTATGTCAGTCATGTCAGCTAGGCAAACATGTTTTCCTGCCTTTTTCTTTATctacttttaattttttatttctatttCAATTCATTCATTCTCATGTTTGGACCTCCCCTATGTAGAGTATTAGTGGTATTAAATACTATGTTATTTTTCTGGATGATTTCAGTCATTATTTTTTTGTGGGTTTATCCTTACGCACTAAATCTGAAGTGTTCTTTAAATTTCTTAATTTTCTTGCAGGTGTAGATTTTCAATACGCAAAACTATGTGAACTTGGACTGCTGAATTATAAAACAAAGCatgtcttttacccttttgagaagAAGAAATTCCGATGTCGCTATGATTACTATTGGGCTTCTATATTTGAGGTCATTCTTACTTCAACCTTTTTTATATtacattattataaaaaatggAATTCTGATGTCATTCATTTTCAGGTTGAATATACATACCACTCTAGTTATCCTCATATTGCATTTGCAGAAGCTCCTAATGAGGCCTTACCACCCAATTGCAGACCCACTATCAACACTGCCTAGATGGCTAAAGATAAATTCAAGGTATTTCATACAAGACAgaacaaaacacaaaaatattggTGATGTTGCCCTAAGATATAGGTAGATGGTTGTGACTTTTTTACTCATTTTCGATATATCTATGTTGCCTTTCATTGATTGAAAGTTCATTTTTTTTACTTTAAAATTCTAACAAGATTATACATTTGGTAGAGGAAAACAAAGGTAACATGAAGGACTAAATATGAAAGGAAAAGTTGAAAGATAAAAAGGTATACTTATGAAACcgatattttttcttttttataacttttataaaaatatgttttactTTCGATTATAGAAATCAACATTCTGGTTGTGATATATTTTTAGGATAATTTGGTAGAATCATCTAAAAAGCCAAGTATATCATGAGTTCCAACATTGGTTGTAGTTCCATTTTCTATTAGCACGAATAATCATTTCCTGATTTATGTTCTTAGGATTTTTATAACACAATCGATTTACTTGTTAATTGATGCAACATTAAGTGGGTCAATAAATTCCTTATTGAACAAAATAACCAAGTAGAGGGGTAAAAATGGGACGTTATTAGTTTTATTCAAGCTCGAGAAGGTCAGGAGACAAACCATTTAACATTTTGAAAGGTTGATGACTAATGGCAAAGTTTAGTTTCTAAAAAAATTAATTGGTGTTTATTTCGACAGTTTAACCTATGGGTTAGTTGCAGTTGTATCAACTGCCAAGTTAAATATGAGTTGGGAGTTTTATGTGAAAGTTAGAAAACAGGGCAAATGATGGAGAGTAAGTTACATGTTTGTCTTTGAGTATAATTCATTTTTTCAATTATAGTCTCAAAatgttttctttttcaaaattttatcacTTATTTGAGCTTATTgcagtgttttttttttcacttttctaAGAAAGTGCACTATATTTTAGAGGAAAGAAATAGTCATTTTGAAAAATGAACCAAAAATGATATAAAAACTTTAAAATTAAAATGGTTTGGTTGTTTTGTGTTTGTAAATACATGTGTATTGTTGTTTGGCAAAATATTTACCAACAAATTGTGTTCTAAGAGTGAGTTTTCAAGTTACTTGCaaaaaaagaataatattaaaggaCAATTTATGTAATTTATTCTTGATTTTAACTTTGGATCATTAAACTTTGTTTATTTCTTAATCAATTACTTGATGATATGTTCACAGGTTTTACAAAGAATCCAAGATGAGTTAAGAACATGTAACTCAGACTTGCATGTAACTGAAGAAACCAACAAGATATTGTTGGGTGAAAAAATGTTATTGGAAGAAAGAATTGCAAGGCTTGAAAAGAAGAAAGTTGATAAGGTAATAatttaagttttattttctttatttattaatattcaGTTATACATTTGCATATATATTAAATATGTTTTACATAATTTGTTAGGTACGGATGCTTGAGAAAGATTTAAAACAAGACAACAAAACCTTGAATTTCTAAACTTTAGAAAAAAGTGGCAGAGCTCACACAAAAATTGGCCAATGTCTACTCTTGCAATTAAAGATAACGAGTAATCAAATTTACATATAAATCTTAAAGAATTGGCGGATTTATGGTAAATTTAGGGGATGTTTGGCTTAGCCTTTTAGAGgccaaaagtcatttttgaaaaagttgcaaaaagtcagTTTTATGACTTTTTCAAAAAGTTGATTTTCCTTCTatccaaaatccaaaagtagTTTTTAAAGGTCTTTTGTCAAACATCTTTTACTTTTGATCTTTTCCTAAAATGACTTTAGGTCTcacaaaagctaagccaaacacccccttactCTTTgttataagagtaaattacatttatGGTCCCTAATTTTAGCTGATATTTGTAATTTTAGTCCCAATAATTTTTTATGGCAATTTTGGTCCTTTGAGGCTATTGTAACATTTTTGGTCTCTGAGTGTAGCTTAATTTGCAAATTTGGCCCCAAAAATAGTCACATGACTTGAATTAGGACAAAAAACGTTACAAAACTTGGTTTTAGGTTTGCTAATTAGTTTCACTTTTATGTTATTTAGGTTTAGGTTTTGTAACAGAAGAAAAGAAAAGATGTATCAAGACAAGTAGGTAGTTTGGAAGGGGGATGTGGACCCAAATCTAGGTAAAACGTGTTTTGTATAGCTGGCTGAATGActtaagtgtaattttttttgCCAATTAAGATCTTACATTTTTTTGTAGATTTAGACGGGAAATAATAGGTTTTGGAAAGATTTCTTAGAAGAGATTTAATacaaataggacaaaagatcgaCTAATTTTGGAGTATGCTTTggttttattatttatgtttattatttttttcgatTCAATAAGGTTATTTTCTTGAatgtgcttcctggaatttttATCCTACATATGGAGCATTAAAGGTCACACATTGGACTCATGTACTTACACATCATAACCGGATAACCGGTTTACCATCCAAGATTTAGATGACCATGAGGTTTTGTTGATTGGAATAAAggctagaatatatatatatatatatatatatattttttcagtAGATGTTGTAGCATATCTCATTTTGGCAGTAAAATTTGCATAAAAATGTTTTCGATTTGGTTTATTAGATTACTAGATTAATGAATTTTGATGAATAAAAGTTATAGCAGTATTCAAACCTACACCAATGGCGCA includes these proteins:
- the LOC111877090 gene encoding TIP41-like protein, which translates into the protein MEWEADEKEVKAAGAELLPDGRRGLRIHGWEIESSNRSILTSLNLQSWEEKLETTHLPEMMFGDSCLVLKHMSSGTKIHFNAFDALLGWKKEALPPVEVPAAAHWKFRSKPFQQVILDYDYTFTTPYSGSETVESGSDSEENKGCLKWEDCDEEINVVALASKKEPILFYDEVILYEDELADSGVSFLTVKVRVMPSCWFLLLRFWLRVDGALMRLRDTRVFCTFNQNSKPLIIREICWRETTFKALASKGYPSDSASYNDPNIISQRLPIVFHNTQKLKIPS